A single region of the Bacteroides luhongzhouii genome encodes:
- a CDS encoding metallophosphoesterase family protein: MTRIGLLSDTHAYWDEKYLEYFEPCDEIWHAGDIGSLEVAEKLAAFRPFRAVYGNIDGQEIRKLYPQINRFTVDGAEVLIKHIGGYPGKYDPSIIGSLMTRPPKLFISGHSHILKVKYDKTLDTLHINPGAAGMSGFHKVRTLVRFVINQGAFQDLEVIELADK, translated from the coding sequence ATGACAAGAATTGGATTATTATCTGATACTCACGCTTACTGGGATGAGAAATATCTGGAATATTTTGAACCGTGCGACGAAATCTGGCATGCCGGAGACATCGGTTCGCTGGAAGTAGCGGAAAAGTTAGCCGCATTCCGTCCATTCCGGGCGGTATACGGAAACATTGACGGACAGGAAATCAGAAAACTGTATCCACAAATAAACCGTTTCACGGTAGATGGTGCGGAAGTACTGATTAAACATATCGGCGGTTATCCGGGAAAGTACGATCCTTCCATTATCGGTAGTCTGATGACGCGACCGCCCAAGCTTTTCATCAGCGGACATTCGCATATATTAAAGGTGAAGTATGACAAAACGCTGGATACGCTGCATATTAACCCAGGAGCTGCAGGTATGTCCGGTTTCCATAAGGTGCGGACCTTGGTACGTTTTGTTATCAATCAAGGGGCGTTCCAGGACTTGGAAGTTATTGAACTGGCGGACAAATAA
- the rfbA gene encoding glucose-1-phosphate thymidylyltransferase RfbA, whose amino-acid sequence MKGIILAGGSATRLYPLSKAISKQIMPVYDKPMIYYPLSTLMLAGIREVLIISTPRDLPMFRDLLGTGEELGMSFSYKIQEQPNGLAQAFVLGADFLNGGPGCLILGDNMFYGQGFSAMLRRAANIEKGACIFGYYVKDPRAYGVVEFNEQGKVISLEEKPEVPKSNYAVPGLYFYDASVTEKAAALRPSARGEYEITDLNRLYLEEGTLKVELFGRGFAWLDTGNCDSLLEASNFVATIQNRQGFYVSCIEEIAWRQGWIPTEQLLLLGQQLEKTEYGKYLIELAKQS is encoded by the coding sequence ATGAAAGGAATTATTCTGGCCGGTGGTAGTGCCACCCGACTTTATCCGCTTTCCAAAGCGATTTCCAAACAAATCATGCCTGTGTATGACAAGCCGATGATTTATTATCCATTGTCAACACTGATGTTGGCAGGAATACGCGAAGTGTTGATTATTTCGACTCCACGTGACTTGCCTATGTTCCGGGACTTGCTGGGAACGGGTGAAGAGCTGGGTATGTCTTTCTCCTACAAAATACAGGAACAACCTAACGGACTGGCACAGGCTTTCGTATTGGGAGCCGACTTCCTGAACGGTGGACCGGGCTGTCTGATTCTTGGGGATAATATGTTTTACGGACAAGGCTTTTCTGCCATGCTCCGCCGGGCTGCCAATATAGAAAAAGGCGCCTGCATCTTCGGTTACTATGTAAAAGACCCGCGCGCATACGGTGTAGTGGAATTTAACGAACAAGGGAAAGTTATTTCACTAGAAGAAAAACCGGAAGTGCCGAAAAGTAATTACGCTGTTCCCGGACTCTATTTCTATGATGCCAGTGTGACGGAAAAAGCGGCAGCTCTTCGTCCTTCAGCACGTGGAGAATATGAGATAACAGACTTGAATCGCCTGTATCTGGAAGAAGGCACATTGAAAGTGGAACTCTTCGGACGTGGATTCGCATGGCTGGATACAGGTAACTGCGACAGCCTGTTGGAAGCTTCCAACTTCGTGGCTACTATTCAGAACCGGCAAGGTTTCTACGTCAGTTGTATTGAAGAAATCGCCTGGCGTCAGGGATGGATTCCGACGGAGCAATTGCTTCTGTTAGGTCAACAACTCGAAAAGACCGAGTATGGAAAGTATCTCATCGAATTGGCAAAACAATCCTAA
- the rfbB gene encoding dTDP-glucose 4,6-dehydratase codes for MKTYLVTGAAGFIGANYIKYILAKHNDIKVVILDALTYAGNLGTIAKDIDNERCVFIKGDICSRDVVDGLFAEYRFDYVVNFAAESHVDRSIENPQLFLITNILGTQNLLDCARRAWVMGKDEQGYPTWRKGVRYHQVSTDEVYGSLGAEGYFTETTPLCPHSPYSASKTSADMVVMAYHDTYKMPVTITRCSNNYGPYHFPEKLIPLIIKNILEGKHLPVYGDGSNVRDWLYVEDHCKAIDLVVREGKDGEVYNVGGHNEKTNLEIVKLTISTIHRLMAEKPEYRQVLKKKVKDENGNISIDWINEDLITFVKDRLGHDQRYAIDPTKITNALGWYPETKFEVGIVKTIEWYLANQAWVEEVTSGDYQGYYEKMYGK; via the coding sequence ATGAAAACTTATCTAGTGACCGGTGCCGCAGGATTTATCGGGGCAAATTACATTAAATACATCTTGGCCAAACATAACGACATCAAAGTCGTGATATTGGATGCTTTGACGTATGCAGGTAACTTAGGAACGATTGCCAAAGACATCGACAACGAACGCTGCGTCTTTATCAAAGGAGACATTTGTAGCCGGGATGTGGTAGACGGTCTTTTTGCTGAGTATCGTTTTGATTATGTGGTGAATTTCGCTGCCGAGAGTCACGTTGACCGCAGCATTGAAAATCCGCAACTGTTTCTGATTACCAACATTCTCGGAACACAGAACTTATTGGATTGTGCACGCCGCGCATGGGTAATGGGAAAAGATGAACAAGGATACCCTACCTGGAGAAAAGGTGTACGCTATCATCAGGTATCCACCGACGAAGTGTATGGTTCACTGGGAGCCGAAGGGTATTTCACAGAAACAACCCCGCTTTGTCCTCACAGCCCGTACAGTGCCTCTAAGACTAGCGCAGACATGGTAGTGATGGCTTACCATGATACTTATAAAATGCCGGTAACAATTACCCGCTGCTCAAACAACTATGGTCCGTATCACTTCCCGGAGAAATTGATTCCGTTGATTATCAAGAATATCCTCGAAGGAAAACATCTCCCTGTCTACGGTGACGGCAGCAATGTACGCGACTGGCTTTATGTAGAAGATCACTGCAAAGCGATTGACCTCGTCGTACGTGAAGGAAAAGACGGAGAAGTGTACAACGTTGGCGGACATAATGAAAAGACAAACCTCGAAATCGTAAAACTGACTATTTCAACTATTCACCGTCTGATGGCAGAGAAGCCCGAATATCGCCAGGTTCTCAAAAAGAAGGTGAAAGACGAAAACGGAAATATTTCGATCGACTGGATCAACGAAGATCTGATTACATTCGTTAAAGACCGTCTGGGACATGACCAACGTTACGCCATCGATCCTACAAAGATTACAAATGCTTTAGGATGGTATCCCGAAACAAAATTCGAAGTCGGTATCGTAAAGACAATCGAATGGTACTTGGCTAACCAAGCTTGGGTGGAAGAAGTTACCAGCGGAGATTATCAGGGTTACTACGAAAAGATGTATGGAAAATGA
- a CDS encoding 1,4-dihydroxy-2-naphthoate polyprenyltransferase produces MEEVNRNSLQTWILAARPKTLTGAITPVLIGTALAAMDGYFHWLPALICCLFASLMQIAANFINDLFDFLKGTDREDRLGPERACAQGWISPQAMKTGIIITVALACLIGCTLLFFAGWELIIVGVLCVLFAFLYTTGPYPLSYNGWGDVLVIVFFGFVPVGGTYYVQALTWTPDVTIASLICGLLIDTLLVVNNYRDREADARSGKRTVIVRFGEKFGRYFYLMLGVTASLLCLCFLREGHFLAALLPQLYLIPHFLTWKRMVKIYSGKKLNSILGETSRNMLFMGILIAIGMLIN; encoded by the coding sequence ATGGAAGAAGTAAATCGTAACTCGCTGCAAACGTGGATATTAGCTGCACGTCCCAAAACTCTTACAGGAGCCATTACCCCTGTCTTGATAGGTACAGCTCTCGCTGCAATGGACGGATATTTTCACTGGTTGCCGGCGCTGATCTGTTGCCTGTTCGCAAGTCTGATGCAAATTGCCGCTAATTTCATCAATGACCTTTTCGACTTCCTCAAAGGGACAGACCGGGAAGACCGCTTGGGGCCCGAACGTGCTTGTGCACAGGGATGGATTTCTCCGCAAGCGATGAAAACCGGGATTATTATTACGGTTGCTCTTGCCTGTCTTATCGGTTGCACATTACTTTTCTTTGCCGGATGGGAATTGATTATCGTGGGAGTGCTTTGTGTATTATTTGCCTTTCTTTATACCACCGGTCCTTATCCTCTTTCTTACAACGGTTGGGGAGATGTACTGGTGATTGTTTTTTTCGGATTTGTGCCTGTAGGCGGAACATATTACGTGCAAGCGTTAACATGGACGCCGGATGTCACTATCGCCTCTCTGATTTGTGGACTATTGATTGATACGCTACTGGTAGTCAATAACTACCGTGACCGGGAAGCGGATGCGCGCAGTGGAAAAAGAACAGTGATCGTTCGTTTCGGTGAGAAGTTCGGCCGCTATTTTTATTTGATGCTGGGTGTTACAGCTTCTCTTCTCTGCCTGTGTTTCCTTCGTGAAGGTCATTTTTTAGCCGCTCTTCTTCCGCAACTCTATTTGATTCCTCATTTCCTCACATGGAAACGGATGGTGAAAATATATAGTGGTAAAAAACTAAACAGCATATTAGGCGAGACTTCGCGTAATATGCTGTTTATGGGTATTCTTATTGCAATAGGAATGTTGATAAATTGA
- a CDS encoding metallophosphoesterase has protein sequence MKKTIYPLTKKTIYPVILLTLLLLVSCKSKKNMVATLPHPVLHTDSIYPDTTNAIAGLFVPNHSKLKELDVSKNKKQHTKKKETDTDTYESDRVLRGTQITSSSVDVSSVYTGVDRVVKYDFTHRDVPEAFEGFRIAFISDLHYKSLLKEKGLNDLVRLLIAQKADVLLMGGDYQEGCEYVEPLFSALARVKTPMGTYGVMGNNDYERCHDDIVNTMKHYGMRPLEHEVDTLRKDGQQIIIAGVRNPFDLGHNGVSPTLALSPKDFVILLVHTPDYIEDVSIANTDLALAGHTHGGQVRVFGVAPALNSHYGNRFITGLAYNTAKIPLIITNGIGTSKLPIRVGAPAEIIVITLHRLTE, from the coding sequence ATGAAAAAAACTATTTATCCACTGACGAAGAAAACAATCTATCCTGTTATCCTGTTGACATTGCTTTTGCTTGTTTCCTGTAAGTCGAAAAAGAATATGGTGGCTACCTTGCCGCACCCTGTCTTACATACTGATTCCATTTATCCGGATACGACTAACGCCATTGCCGGATTGTTCGTTCCCAATCACTCGAAACTCAAAGAACTGGATGTTTCTAAAAACAAAAAGCAACATACAAAGAAAAAGGAGACTGATACCGACACGTACGAATCCGACCGAGTGCTCCGTGGAACCCAAATAACCTCTTCCAGCGTAGATGTATCATCTGTTTATACAGGAGTGGACCGTGTAGTAAAATATGACTTCACCCACCGCGATGTCCCCGAAGCTTTTGAAGGTTTCCGCATCGCTTTCATTTCCGATTTACATTACAAAAGCCTGCTGAAAGAGAAAGGATTGAACGACCTTGTCCGTCTATTGATTGCCCAAAAAGCAGACGTTCTTTTGATGGGTGGTGATTATCAGGAAGGTTGCGAATATGTAGAACCTTTGTTTTCCGCACTAGCACGTGTAAAGACACCGATGGGAACGTATGGAGTGATGGGTAATAACGACTATGAACGTTGCCACGACGACATCGTGAACACAATGAAACATTATGGAATGCGTCCGTTAGAACATGAAGTGGATACGCTTCGCAAAGACGGCCAGCAAATTATTATCGCCGGAGTACGCAATCCTTTTGATCTGGGGCACAACGGAGTATCACCCACTTTGGCCCTCTCTCCCAAGGATTTTGTCATCTTACTGGTTCATACTCCGGATTATATAGAAGACGTTTCAATAGCCAATACAGACCTTGCTCTCGCAGGACATACTCACGGCGGACAAGTCCGTGTATTCGGAGTCGCCCCGGCACTGAACTCACACTACGGCAATCGTTTTATCACCGGACTGGCATATAATACAGCAAAAATTCCTTTGATTATAACAAATGGAATAGGAACTTCAAAGTTACCGATTCGTGTCGGTGCTCCGGCAGAAATCATCGTCATTACTCTTCATCGATTGACGGAGTAA
- the nadD gene encoding nicotinate (nicotinamide) nucleotide adenylyltransferase: MKKQKTGIFSGSFNPIHIGHLALANYLCEYEGLDEIWFMVSPQNPLKTKAELWSDELRLKLVELSISDYPRFRASDFEFHLPRPSYSVYTLEKLREAYPDREFYFIIGSDNWERFGRWHQSERIIKENQLLIYPRPGFPVKEEELPETVRLVHSPVFEISSTFIREALNAGKDIRYFLHPRAWEAIKKDNIRL, translated from the coding sequence CTGAAAAAACAGAAAACCGGAATCTTCAGCGGGTCATTCAATCCGATTCATATCGGGCATCTCGCTTTAGCCAATTACCTTTGTGAGTATGAAGGGCTGGATGAAATCTGGTTTATGGTAAGTCCGCAGAATCCCTTAAAAACGAAGGCAGAGTTATGGAGTGACGAGCTTCGTCTTAAATTAGTGGAGTTATCTATCAGTGATTATCCTCGTTTTCGAGCTTCGGACTTTGAATTTCATTTGCCCCGTCCTTCGTATAGCGTATATACACTGGAGAAACTTCGTGAAGCGTATCCCGACCGGGAATTTTATTTCATTATCGGTTCCGATAATTGGGAACGTTTTGGACGTTGGCATCAGTCCGAACGCATCATTAAAGAGAATCAGCTCCTCATTTATCCTCGTCCCGGCTTTCCGGTAAAAGAAGAGGAATTGCCGGAAACCGTGCGTCTTGTTCATTCCCCTGTTTTTGAAATTAGTTCCACTTTTATTCGGGAAGCCTTGAATGCAGGGAAAGATATTCGTTACTTTCTACATCCGAGGGCTTGGGAGGCCATCAAGAAAGATAATATACGTCTTTGA
- the gmk gene encoding guanylate kinase encodes MIGKLIIFSAPSGSGKSTIINYLLTQNLNLAFSISATSRPPRGTEQHGVEYFFLTPEEFRCRIENNEFLEYEEVYKDRYYGTLKAQVEKQLEAGQNVVFDVDVVGGCNIKKFYGDRALSVFIQPPSVEELRCRLEGRGTDAPEIIESRIAKAEYELGFAPQFDCVIVNDDLEVAKAEALKVIKEFLNS; translated from the coding sequence ATGATCGGTAAACTAATTATTTTCTCTGCCCCGTCAGGTTCGGGCAAATCTACTATTATCAATTATCTGCTGACGCAGAATTTGAATCTTGCGTTTTCTATTTCTGCTACCAGTCGTCCTCCGCGCGGTACGGAGCAGCATGGAGTGGAATATTTCTTTCTTACACCGGAAGAATTCCGTTGTCGTATTGAGAACAATGAATTTTTGGAGTATGAGGAGGTATATAAGGACCGTTATTACGGAACGTTGAAGGCACAAGTGGAAAAGCAACTGGAAGCAGGTCAGAATGTAGTGTTTGACGTTGATGTGGTAGGGGGATGTAATATCAAGAAGTTTTATGGTGACCGTGCGTTGTCAGTGTTCATTCAACCGCCTTCGGTGGAAGAATTGCGTTGCCGGTTGGAAGGGCGCGGAACGGATGCTCCGGAAATCATTGAAAGTCGTATTGCTAAGGCGGAATATGAATTGGGGTTTGCTCCGCAATTCGATTGCGTGATTGTCAATGACGATTTGGAAGTTGCGAAGGCAGAAGCGTTGAAAGTCATCAAAGAGTTTCTGAACTCATAG
- a CDS encoding YicC/YloC family endoribonuclease, whose amino-acid sequence MIQSMTGYGKATAELPDKKINVEIKSLNSKAMDLSTRIAPAYREKEIEIRNEISKVLERGKVDFSLWIEKKEAAENATPINQVLVEGYYKQILAISQNLGIPVPADWFQTLLRMPDVMTKTEIQELSEEEWKMVHATVLDAISHLVDFRKQEGAALEKKFREKIANISSLLEKIVPYEKERVEKVKERITDALEKTLSVDYDKNRLEQELIYYIEKLDVNEEKQRLSNHLKYFISTMESGNGQGKKLGFIAQEMGREINTLGSKSNHAEMQKIVVQMKDELEQIKEQVLNVM is encoded by the coding sequence ATGATACAGTCTATGACAGGATACGGTAAAGCTACGGCCGAACTTCCTGATAAAAAAATAAATGTAGAAATCAAGTCGCTCAACAGCAAGGCAATGGATTTATCCACTCGCATCGCTCCGGCGTATCGTGAAAAAGAGATTGAAATCCGTAATGAGATTTCTAAAGTCCTGGAACGTGGAAAGGTCGATTTCAGCCTGTGGATTGAGAAGAAAGAGGCGGCAGAAAATGCGACTCCTATCAATCAAGTATTGGTGGAAGGTTACTACAAACAGATTTTGGCAATCTCGCAGAATCTTGGTATTCCTGTTCCCGCTGACTGGTTTCAGACATTGCTCCGTATGCCGGATGTGATGACTAAAACGGAAATCCAGGAACTGAGCGAAGAGGAATGGAAAATGGTGCATGCCACTGTGCTTGATGCTATCAGTCATCTGGTAGATTTCCGCAAACAGGAAGGTGCCGCACTGGAAAAGAAGTTCCGTGAGAAGATCGCTAATATCTCAAGCTTGCTCGAGAAGATCGTTCCTTACGAAAAAGAACGTGTGGAAAAAGTGAAAGAACGCATTACGGATGCTCTCGAAAAGACATTAAGTGTGGATTATGACAAGAACCGCCTGGAGCAGGAATTGATTTATTACATTGAGAAACTGGATGTCAATGAAGAAAAACAACGTCTTAGCAACCATCTGAAATATTTCATCAGCACAATGGAAAGCGGTAATGGACAAGGTAAGAAACTTGGTTTTATCGCCCAGGAAATGGGGCGGGAAATCAATACGTTAGGTAGCAAGTCCAATCATGCTGAAATGCAGAAAATCGTTGTTCAGATGAAAGATGAGTTGGAGCAGATTAAAGAACAGGTATTGAACGTGATGTAA
- the tsaB gene encoding tRNA (adenosine(37)-N6)-threonylcarbamoyltransferase complex dimerization subunit type 1 TsaB: MSCILNIETSTSVCSVAASQDGQTIFVKEDLKGPSHAVSLGVFVDEALSFIDSHAIPLDAVAVSCGPGSYTGLRIGVSMAKGVCYGRNVPLIGIPTLEVLTVPVLLYHDLPEDALLCPMIDARRMEVYAAVYDRRLQVKRAVAADIVDENSYLEFLNEQPVYFFGNGADKCREQITHPNAHFIDNIHPLAKMMFPLAEKAIADEDYKDVAYFEPFYLKEFVASMPKKLL; encoded by the coding sequence ATGTCGTGTATACTGAATATTGAAACCTCTACCTCTGTTTGCTCGGTAGCGGCCAGTCAAGACGGACAGACGATTTTTGTGAAAGAAGACTTGAAAGGCCCTTCACACGCCGTGTCTTTAGGAGTTTTTGTAGATGAAGCGTTGTCTTTCATAGACAGTCATGCCATCCCTTTGGATGCAGTCGCAGTGAGTTGCGGGCCGGGTTCTTACACCGGACTCCGAATCGGGGTTTCTATGGCGAAAGGAGTTTGTTACGGACGTAACGTCCCATTGATCGGTATCCCTACGCTGGAAGTATTAACTGTTCCAGTATTATTGTATCACGACTTGCCCGAAGACGCTTTGCTTTGTCCGATGATCGACGCCCGCCGCATGGAAGTATACGCAGCCGTTTATGATCGCAGACTTCAGGTAAAACGTGCAGTAGCAGCCGACATTGTAGACGAAAACTCTTACTTGGAGTTTCTGAACGAGCAACCGGTTTATTTCTTTGGAAACGGGGCCGACAAATGCCGCGAACAGATCACGCATCCGAACGCACATTTTATCGACAATATTCATCCGTTGGCTAAAATGATGTTCCCGCTGGCAGAAAAAGCAATAGCCGACGAAGATTATAAAGACGTGGCTTACTTCGAACCTTTCTACCTGAAAGAATTCGTTGCTTCCATGCCGAAAAAACTTCTTTAA
- a CDS encoding DUF4290 domain-containing protein yields the protein MQYNTQQKRMPLPEYGRSIQNMVDYALTIQDRAERQRCANTIINIMGNMFPHLRDVPDFKHKLWDHLAIMSGFELDIDYPYEIIRKDNLVTRPDPIPYSTARMRYRHYGRTLEVLIKKAIEFPEGNEKRNLIALICNHMKKDYLAWNKDTVDDKKIAEDLYELSNGELQMTDDIVRLMAERLNQNYRPKTNYTNNRQNNKRRY from the coding sequence ATGCAATACAATACTCAACAAAAAAGAATGCCGCTTCCCGAATATGGGCGTAGCATCCAGAACATGGTAGATTATGCGTTGACCATTCAGGATCGTGCAGAACGTCAGCGTTGTGCTAACACCATCATCAACATTATGGGAAATATGTTCCCCCATTTGCGTGATGTACCCGACTTCAAGCACAAGCTTTGGGATCACTTGGCTATCATGTCCGGTTTTGAGCTGGATATTGACTACCCGTATGAAATCATCCGTAAGGACAACCTGGTGACTCGTCCGGATCCGATCCCCTACTCCACTGCCCGTATGCGTTATCGCCACTACGGACGCACACTGGAAGTGCTGATAAAGAAAGCAATCGAATTTCCCGAAGGAAACGAAAAGAGAAATCTGATAGCCCTCATCTGCAACCACATGAAAAAGGACTACCTGGCATGGAACAAAGATACAGTGGACGACAAAAAGATCGCCGAAGACCTGTATGAACTCTCCAACGGGGAACTCCAAATGACTGACGATATCGTCCGGCTGATGGCAGAACGCCTGAACCAGAATTATCGTCCGAAGACGAACTATACCAATAATCGTCAGAACAATAAGAGAAGATACTAG
- the murA gene encoding UDP-N-acetylglucosamine 1-carboxyvinyltransferase has translation MASFVIEGGHRLCGEIHPQGAKNEVLQIICATLLTAEEVTVNNIPDILDVNNLIQLLREMGVTVAKKGIDSYSFKAENVDLAYLESDEFLKKCSSLRGSVMLIGPMVARFGKALISKPGGDKIGRRRLDTHFVGIQNLGADFRYDEGRGIYEITADRLQGSYMLLDEASVTGTANIVMAAVLAKGTTTIYNAACEPYLQQLCRLLNRMGAKISGIASNLLTIEGVEELHGTQHTVLPDMIEVGSFIGMAAMTKSEITIKNVSYENLGIIPESFRRLGIKLEQRGDDIYVPAQETYQIESFIDGSIMTIADATWPGLTPDLLSVMLVVATQAKGSVLIHQKMFESRLFFVDKLIDMGAQIILCDPHRAVVIGHNHGFKLRGARLTSPDIRAGIALLIAAMSAEGTSTISNIEQIDRGYQNIEGRLNAIGARITRI, from the coding sequence ATGGCTTCATTTGTAATCGAAGGAGGACATCGGCTTTGCGGAGAAATTCACCCGCAAGGAGCTAAAAACGAAGTTTTGCAGATAATCTGTGCCACGTTGCTAACCGCAGAGGAAGTAACAGTGAACAATATTCCCGACATTCTTGATGTCAACAACTTGATTCAGCTCTTGCGCGAGATGGGAGTGACGGTTGCAAAGAAAGGCATTGATTCTTATAGTTTTAAAGCAGAGAATGTAGACTTGGCTTATCTGGAAAGCGATGAATTTTTAAAGAAATGCTCCAGTCTGCGAGGCTCTGTTATGCTGATTGGCCCTATGGTGGCACGTTTCGGCAAAGCATTGATATCCAAGCCGGGAGGAGATAAAATCGGCCGCCGCCGTTTGGACACTCACTTTGTAGGTATTCAGAATTTAGGAGCGGACTTCCGTTATGATGAAGGACGGGGCATTTATGAAATAACAGCCGACAGACTCCAAGGAAGCTATATGCTGCTGGACGAAGCGTCCGTCACCGGAACAGCCAATATCGTAATGGCTGCCGTGCTTGCCAAAGGCACTACTACCATCTATAACGCGGCCTGCGAACCTTACCTGCAACAACTCTGCCGGTTGCTCAACCGGATGGGAGCAAAAATCAGCGGAATTGCATCCAACCTGCTTACTATTGAAGGCGTGGAAGAATTGCATGGTACACAACACACCGTACTGCCCGATATGATTGAAGTCGGCAGTTTTATCGGTATGGCAGCCATGACAAAAAGCGAAATCACCATCAAGAACGTTTCTTACGAGAACCTTGGAATCATCCCCGAGAGCTTCCGCCGCCTGGGCATCAAGCTCGAACAGAGAGGAGATGATATTTATGTTCCCGCACAGGAAACTTACCAGATAGAATCATTCATCGACGGCTCCATCATGACGATAGCCGACGCCACCTGGCCGGGACTGACTCCCGACTTGCTTAGTGTGATGCTCGTTGTAGCCACACAAGCCAAAGGCAGCGTACTGATCCATCAGAAGATGTTCGAAAGCCGCCTGTTCTTTGTAGACAAGCTGATCGATATGGGTGCACAGATTATCCTTTGCGACCCTCACCGTGCCGTAGTCATCGGACACAATCATGGCTTCAAGCTGCGCGGTGCCCGCCTGACTTCACCGGACATACGTGCCGGTATCGCCCTCCTGATTGCCGCCATGAGCGCCGAAGGAACCAGTACCATTAGTAACATCGAACAGATAGACCGTGGCTATCAGAACATCGAAGGACGTCTGAACGCTATCGGAGCCAGAATCACCCGAATATGA
- the rimM gene encoding ribosome maturation factor RimM (Essential for efficient processing of 16S rRNA), translating to MIKKEEVYKIGLFNKPHGIHGELQFTFTDDIFDRVDCDYLICLLDGIFVPFFIEEYRFRSDSTALVKLEGIDTAERARMFTNIEVYFPVKHVEEAEDGELSWNFFIGFQMEDIHHGPLGEVIDIDTTTVNTLFVVEREEEEELLVPAQEEFIVGIDQKQKLITVELPEGLLNLDELETDDTAPG from the coding sequence ATGATAAAGAAAGAAGAAGTATATAAGATAGGATTATTCAATAAGCCGCATGGCATTCACGGCGAATTGCAGTTTACGTTTACCGACGACATTTTCGACCGTGTGGACTGCGATTACCTGATATGCCTGCTCGACGGTATTTTCGTGCCTTTCTTCATCGAAGAGTACCGTTTCCGTTCCGACTCCACCGCTTTGGTAAAACTGGAAGGGATAGACACCGCCGAACGTGCCCGAATGTTCACCAACATCGAAGTTTACTTCCCCGTAAAGCACGTGGAAGAAGCGGAAGACGGTGAATTGTCCTGGAACTTCTTTATCGGCTTCCAAATGGAAGACATTCATCACGGACCTCTGGGAGAAGTGATAGATATAGATACCACTACGGTAAACACCCTTTTTGTGGTTGAAAGAGAAGAAGAAGAGGAACTACTCGTTCCCGCCCAAGAGGAATTTATCGTAGGGATAGATCAGAAACAAAAACTCATCACCGTGGAGCTTCCCGAAGGGTTGCTCAATCTGGATGAGTTGGAGACAGATGACACAGCTCCCGGATAA